Proteins from a genomic interval of Phlebotomus papatasi isolate M1 chromosome 3, Ppap_2.1, whole genome shotgun sequence:
- the LOC129806165 gene encoding lysophospholipid acyltransferase 7, whose amino-acid sequence MSESALNLLNLIVNNRDDIIYVTVLLSCIAVGKYYRKIADCAEKEKFGNILGVLIIVIVSGFHTLHIFVSFAASAGIILLHKQLQCHVIVSVFMFLYLLFFRMTYYFGLPSPPGHTNLIQMVLTLKLVGLAFEVKDATLKCRKASKEEYEQIPYHEKELAEITPKNIFGYCFNYVGVLTGPYLTYRTYRDSFVETYASNEKRFEACDKTTLEKFKSIPIFVALYLLTSYFWPLGRIFNDEFYAQSILLRLWYVWPAFFIFRMRMYIGLTLSECVCSAAGVGAYPTVFQSTAGGGPKTKDPQLLEAWDQSYDFNTIKNSDVYTTETCWTFREAMKSWNMCVQYWLAMNVYKRFPSRKLRTGATLLVSAYWHGVNPGYYFCIFAAPFYVAIEDLCLKRLRSSIPSFPLWLNVCVWISKFFAFSYMAIAFQLITFPRIWNYYNSVLHFGYLLWACQYAVALFWPKISKAIFGGKPRNSEKAKEDKSS is encoded by the exons aTGAGTGAAAGTGCACTAAATCTTCTGAATTTGATAGTAAACAACCGTGATGATATTATCTACGTGACAGTACTGCTATCCTGCATAGCAGTTGGcaaatattatagaaaaatcGCCGACTGTGCGGAGAAAGAGAAATTCGGGAATATCCTGGGAGTTCTCATCATTGTCATCGTTTCCGGCTTCCATACTCTCCACATCTTCGTCTCCTTTGCTGCATCCGCCGGGATTATACTCCTGCATAAACAATT ACAATGCCACGTTATTGTCTCCGTTTTTATGTTCCTATACCTCCTGTTCTTCCGGATGACTTACTACTTTGGCCTGCCATCGCCTCCTGGCCACACAAACCTCATTCAAATGGTCCTGACGCTCAAG CTCGTGGGATTAGCTTTTGAGGTGAAAGATGCTACATTGAAGTGCAGAAAAGCTTCCAAGGAGGAATACGAACAGATCCCTTACCATGAAAAAGAATTAGCCGAAATAACTCCAAAAAATATCTTTGGGTACTGTTTTAACTATGTTGGAGTCCTTACTGGACCCTATCTTACATATAGAACCTACAGGGATTCCTTTGTAGAAACGTATGCTTCCAATGAGAAGCGTTTTGAAGCTTGCGACAAGACgactttggaaaaattcaagTCTATCCCAATTTTTGTGGCTCTGTACCTTCTAACGAGTTACTTTTGGCCTCTTGGGAGGATTTTCAATGATGAATTTTACGCTCAGTCGATtcttttgcgattgtggtatgTTTGGCCGGCGTTTTTCATCTTCCGGATGAGGATGTATATCGGATTGACTCTGAGTGAGTGTGTTTGTTCAGCTGCTGGAGTTGGAGCCTATCCAACTGTCTTCCAGTCTACGGCTGGAGGAGGTCCGAAAACCAAAGATCCACAGCTCCTGGAAGCCTGGGATCAGAGTTATGATTTCAATACCATCAAGAATAGCGATGTTTACACTACCGAAACCTGCTGGACATTCCGGGAAGCTATGAAGAGCTGGAATATGTGTGTTCAATATTGGTTGGCTATGAATGTCTACAAACGCTTTCCGAGCCGTAAACTCCGCACAGGAGCTACTCTCCTGGTTTCAGCCTATTGGCATGGAGTTAATCCCGGCTACTACTTTTGCATCTTCGCGGCACCCTTCTACGTTGCCATTGAGGATCTCTGTCTCAAACGACTGAGATCGTCCATTCCTAGCTTCCCTCTCTGGCTCAATGTTTGCGTGTGGATTAGCAAATTCTTTGCCTTCTCCTACATGGCCATTGCCTTCCAACTGATCACTTTCCCAAGGATTTGGAACTACTACAATTCAGTCCTTCACTTTGGCTACCTCCTTTGGGCCTGCCAATATGCAGTGGCTCTTTTCTGGCCAAAGATCTCCAAAGCGATTTTTGGCGGAA
- the LOC129806174 gene encoding uncharacterized protein LOC129806174 isoform X2, whose product MSVGGKKGTGAAVIAGRKKSGPKFELSDEQKADIKEAFDLFDTEASGFIDVKELKVAIRALGFEPKKEEIKKMVAEIDKDGTGKVSYDEFLQLMTVKMAEKDTREEIMKAFRLFDDDETGKISFKNLKRVAKELGENLTDEELREMLDEADLDGDGEVNQDEFLRIMKKTSLY is encoded by the coding sequence ATGTCCGTGGGTGGCAAGAAGGGTACAGGAGCTGCAGTGATAGCAGGTAGGAAGAAATCCGGACCGAAGTTTGAGCTTTCCGATGAGCAGAAAGCAGACATCAAGGAAGCCTTCGATCTCTTTGACACCGAAGCCAGTGGATTCATCGACGTGAAGGAGCTCAAAGTGGCCATTAGGGCATTAGGATTCGAACCCAAGAAGGAAGAGATCAAGAAGATGGTAGCAGAAATCGATAAAGATGGCACAGGGAAGGTTTCCTACGACGAATTCCTGCAGCTGATGACCGTAAAGATGGCTGAAAAGGACACCCGGGAGGAAATCATGAAGGCCTTCAGGCTCTTCGATGACGACGAGACTGGGAAGATCAGCTTCAAGAACCTCAAGAGGGTAGCCAAGGAATTGGGTGAGAATCTAACAGACGAAGAGCTCAGAGAAATGCTAGATGAAGCTGACCTAGATGGGGACGGGGAAGTCAATCAGGATGAATTCCTGCGGATTATGAAGAAAACCAGCCTCTACTag
- the LOC129806174 gene encoding uncharacterized protein LOC129806174 isoform X1, translated as MESLGKSESLAPAMSVGGKKGTGAAVIAGRKKSGPKFELSDEQKADIKEAFDLFDTEASGFIDVKELKVAIRALGFEPKKEEIKKMVAEIDKDGTGKVSYDEFLQLMTVKMAEKDTREEIMKAFRLFDDDETGKISFKNLKRVAKELGENLTDEELREMLDEADLDGDGEVNQDEFLRIMKKTSLY; from the exons ATGGAATCTCTGGGGAAATCG GAATCCTTGGCTCCGGCAATGTCCGTGGGTGGCAAGAAGGGTACAGGAGCTGCAGTGATAGCAGGTAGGAAGAAATCCGGACCGAAGTTTGAGCTTTCCGATGAGCAGAAAGCAGACATCAAGGAAGCCTTCGATCTCTTTGACACCGAAGCCAGTGGATTCATCGACGTGAAGGAGCTCAAAGTGGCCATTAGGGCATTAGGATTCGAACCCAAGAAGGAAGAGATCAAGAAGATGGTAGCAGAAATCGATAAAGATGGCACAGGGAAGGTTTCCTACGACGAATTCCTGCAGCTGATGACCGTAAAGATGGCTGAAAAGGACACCCGGGAGGAAATCATGAAGGCCTTCAGGCTCTTCGATGACGACGAGACTGGGAAGATCAGCTTCAAGAACCTCAAGAGGGTAGCCAAGGAATTGGGTGAGAATCTAACAGACGAAGAGCTCAGAGAAATGCTAGATGAAGCTGACCTAGATGGGGACGGGGAAGTCAATCAGGATGAATTCCTGCGGATTATGAAGAAAACCAGCCTCTACTag
- the LOC129806164 gene encoding T-cell activation inhibitor, mitochondrial, with the protein MWHSITGIHRCGQHVFPRYPGSLSGSLRYLSNAEIATALRPFYFVVHPDLFGRFPDQRAVNEESLKLLSAHLEALNKRRVLQSTPTALPFYLRSAQASSPGKMVRVPVERSADAKKVLRRILQSCELSTEYLDKMPQMAEKPEQKRANSTFTAREPEDIFSDEYVIFQNINRTKDEKTLSGWLRNNINTALQRKNSLLGLREEIKKLEKNVAERLKLKDLRYECGWNVEHYRACLRSLESLANLHPKDLLHLEKRILVFAPFTGISLDGHVMLFTGDVQHNWIDFIRNIPKHDAYLKKIPAYEYALSQILRKIKIGRRKFMPKTQAGFYTNHLRKVTTTLLDYLGRQQYPSSWPEELSEYEIVIESEAGPLMVSPTGQFIAPSTCPGGILVDFITNNLAEARDRAVLYNSTKHVEKDLHSSCVRSLKLSSLTKDDSVTPEKMIKCLERLLRENHLNFDGCDVFITHYYSVLSDGTVCIPWDWKI; encoded by the exons ATGTGGCACTCCATCACTGGCATCCACCGCTGTGGACAACATGT ATTCCCAAGATACCCAGGAAGTCTCTCAGGCAGCCTCAGGTACCTCAGCAATGCAGAAATTGCCACAGCTCTTAGGCCATTCTACTTTGTGGTGCATCCGGATTTGTTTGGACGCTTCCCGGATCAAAGG GCTGTTAATGAAGAATCCCTGAAGCTACTCAGTGCACACCTGGAGGCGCTCAATAAACGCAGAGTACTCCAGTCAACCCCAACAGCTCTGCCCTTCTACCTGAGATCCGCCCAGGCCAGTAGTCCTGGGAAAATGGTCAGAGTGCCCGTGGAGAGAAGCGCTGATGCCAAGAAGGTCCTCCGACGGATCCTTCAATCATGTGAACTCTCCACTGAGTATCTCGATAAGATGCCCCAGATGGCAGAAAAACCTGAACAGAAACGTGCCAATTCCACTTTTACTGCACGCGAGCCTGAAGATATCTTTTCGGATGAATATGTGATATTCCAGAACATCAATAGGACCAAGGATGAAAAGACACTGAGTGGATGGCTGAGAAACAACATTAACACAGCCCTCCAGAGGAAAAATTCCCTTTTGGGCTTGCGGGAAGAAATCAAGAAGCTTGAG AAAAATGTTGCCGAGAGACTGAAACTGAAGGATTTGAGGTATGAATGTGGTTGGAATGTTGAGCACTACAGAGCCTGCCTCCGAAGCCTTGAGAGTCTGGCCAATTTGCATCCAAAAGACCTGTTGCATCTTGAGAAGCGAATTCTGGTCTTTGCTCCCTTTACCGGAATCAGCCTGGACGGGCATGTGATGCTCTTTACTGGAGATGTCCAGCACAATTGGATAGAT TTCATCCGGAACATCCCAAAGCACGATGCCtacctgaagaagatcccagcCTATGAGTATGCCCTATCCCAGATTCtgcgaaaaatcaaaatcggcCGAAGGAAATTCATGCCAAAGACTCAAGCGGGATTCTATACGAATCACTTGAGAAAGGTCACAACGACTCTCCTGGATTATCTGGGAAGGCAGCAGTACCCAAGTTCCTGGCCCGAAGAACTCAGTGAATATGAAATTGTGATAGAATC GGAAGCCGGTCCGTTGATGGTGAGTCCAACTGGTCAATTTATAGCCCCTTCAACGTGTCCAGGAGGCATCCTGGTGGACTTCATAACGAACAACTTGGCAGAAGCACGTGATCGAGCAGTGCTGTACAACAGCACGAAGCACGTGGAGAAGGATCTGCACAGCAGCTGTGTGAGAAGCTTGAAGCTGTCCAGCCTCACAAAAGACGACTCTGTGACGCCAGAGAAGATGATCAAGTGCCTCGAACGTCTTCTTCGAGAGAatcatttgaattttgacggATGTGATGTTTTCATCACTCACTACTATTCCGTACTGTCCGATGGGACTGTATGCATCCCCTGGGACTGgaagatttaa
- the LOC129806167 gene encoding ATP-dependent RNA helicase me31b isoform X2 → MMTENLSMANNHLNNHGSQKSAYGSEKATDDLGWKSKLKIPPKDNRIKTSDVTDTRGNEFEEFCLKRELLMGIFEKGWEKPSPIQEAAIPIALGGKDILARAKNGTGKTGAYSIPVLEQVDTSKECIQALIIVPTRELALQTSQICIELAKHMDIRVMVTTGGTNLKDDIMRIYQKVQVIIATPGRILDLMDKEVANMSNCKMLVLDEADKLLSQDFKGMLDHVIMKLPKERQILLFSATFPVSVMNFMERHLREPYEINLMEELTLKGVTQYYAFVQERQKVHCLNTLFSKLQINQSIIFCNSTQRVELLAKKITELGYCCYYIHAKMAQAHRNRVFHDFRQGLCRNLVCSDLFTRGIDVQAVNVVINFDFPKMAETYLHRIGRSGRFGHLGIAINLITYDDRYDLHRIEKELGTEIKPIPKVIDPSLYVATSLNDANMSLNNDESNVSK, encoded by the exons ATGATGACTGAAAACTTGAGTATGGCCAACAATCATCTCAACAATCATGGCTCTCAAAAGAG CGCTTACGGCAGTGAAAAAGCAACTGACGACTTGGGGTGGAAATCAAAGTTGAAAATTCCTCCAAAAGATAATCGAATTAAAACGAGT gaTGTCACAGACACACGAGGGAATGAATTTGAGGAATTTTGCCTTAAGCGTGAGCTGCTGATGGGGATCTTTGAGAAGGGATGGGAAAAGCCATCGCCAATTCAGGAGGCTGCCATTCCTATTGCTCTCGGCGGCAAAGATATCTTGGCACGTGCCAAGAATGGAACAGGAAAGACTGGAGCATACTCCATTCCTGTTCTCGAGCAAGTTGACACCAGTAAGGAGTGCATCCAAGCACTGATAATTGTGCCAACGCGCGAATTGGCCCTCCAGACCTCGCAGATCTGCATTGAGTTGGCCAAACACATGGACATCCGCGTTATGGTCACGACCGGCGGCACCAATCTCAAAGATGATATTATGCGAATTTACCAGAAAG TACAAGTGATTATTGCAACGCCTGGTCGTATATTGGATTTGATGGACAAAGAAGTGGCAAATATGTCAAATTGCAAGATGTTAGTATTAGATGAAGCTGATAAGCTTCTATCGCAAGATTTTAAGGGCATGCTGGATCATGTCATAATGAAATTGCCGAAGGAACGTCAGATATTGCTATTTTCTGCAACATTCCCAGTCAGTGTGATGAATTTCATGGAGAGACATTTGCGTGAGCCATATGAGATCAATTTGATGGAAGAATTGACACTGAAGGGTGTTACGCAGTACTATGCATTTGTGCAGGAACGCCAGAAAGTTCACTGTCTCAATACACTCTTCTCCAAATTGCAAATAAATCAATCCATCATCTTCTGCAATTCCACTCAACGTGTGGAATTGCTGGCGAAGAAAATCACAGAATTGGGCTACTGTTGCTACTACATCCATGCTAAAATGGCTCAAGCGCACCGCAATCGGGTGTTTCATGACTTCAGGCAGGGTTTGTGCAGAAATTTGGTGTGCTCTGACCTCTTTACACGTGGTATCGATGTACAGGCTGTGAACGTTgttatcaattttgattttcccAAAATGGCCGAAACCTATCTCCACAGAATTGGACGATCTGGACGCTTTGGACATTTAG GCATTGCAATCAATCTTATCACGTACGATGATCGCTACGATCTGCATCGCATTGAGAAGGAACTGGGAACGGAGATAAAGCCGATTCCCAAGGTGATTGATCCATCTCTGTATGTGGCTACATCGCTCAATGATGCAAATATGAGCCTAAACAACGACGAGAGCAATGTGAGCAAGTGA
- the LOC129806167 gene encoding ATP-dependent RNA helicase me31b isoform X1, which yields MMTENLSMANNHLNNHGSQKRYAYGSEKATDDLGWKSKLKIPPKDNRIKTSDVTDTRGNEFEEFCLKRELLMGIFEKGWEKPSPIQEAAIPIALGGKDILARAKNGTGKTGAYSIPVLEQVDTSKECIQALIIVPTRELALQTSQICIELAKHMDIRVMVTTGGTNLKDDIMRIYQKVQVIIATPGRILDLMDKEVANMSNCKMLVLDEADKLLSQDFKGMLDHVIMKLPKERQILLFSATFPVSVMNFMERHLREPYEINLMEELTLKGVTQYYAFVQERQKVHCLNTLFSKLQINQSIIFCNSTQRVELLAKKITELGYCCYYIHAKMAQAHRNRVFHDFRQGLCRNLVCSDLFTRGIDVQAVNVVINFDFPKMAETYLHRIGRSGRFGHLGIAINLITYDDRYDLHRIEKELGTEIKPIPKVIDPSLYVATSLNDANMSLNNDESNVSK from the exons ATGATGACTGAAAACTTGAGTATGGCCAACAATCATCTCAACAATCATGGCTCTCAAAAGAGGTA CGCTTACGGCAGTGAAAAAGCAACTGACGACTTGGGGTGGAAATCAAAGTTGAAAATTCCTCCAAAAGATAATCGAATTAAAACGAGT gaTGTCACAGACACACGAGGGAATGAATTTGAGGAATTTTGCCTTAAGCGTGAGCTGCTGATGGGGATCTTTGAGAAGGGATGGGAAAAGCCATCGCCAATTCAGGAGGCTGCCATTCCTATTGCTCTCGGCGGCAAAGATATCTTGGCACGTGCCAAGAATGGAACAGGAAAGACTGGAGCATACTCCATTCCTGTTCTCGAGCAAGTTGACACCAGTAAGGAGTGCATCCAAGCACTGATAATTGTGCCAACGCGCGAATTGGCCCTCCAGACCTCGCAGATCTGCATTGAGTTGGCCAAACACATGGACATCCGCGTTATGGTCACGACCGGCGGCACCAATCTCAAAGATGATATTATGCGAATTTACCAGAAAG TACAAGTGATTATTGCAACGCCTGGTCGTATATTGGATTTGATGGACAAAGAAGTGGCAAATATGTCAAATTGCAAGATGTTAGTATTAGATGAAGCTGATAAGCTTCTATCGCAAGATTTTAAGGGCATGCTGGATCATGTCATAATGAAATTGCCGAAGGAACGTCAGATATTGCTATTTTCTGCAACATTCCCAGTCAGTGTGATGAATTTCATGGAGAGACATTTGCGTGAGCCATATGAGATCAATTTGATGGAAGAATTGACACTGAAGGGTGTTACGCAGTACTATGCATTTGTGCAGGAACGCCAGAAAGTTCACTGTCTCAATACACTCTTCTCCAAATTGCAAATAAATCAATCCATCATCTTCTGCAATTCCACTCAACGTGTGGAATTGCTGGCGAAGAAAATCACAGAATTGGGCTACTGTTGCTACTACATCCATGCTAAAATGGCTCAAGCGCACCGCAATCGGGTGTTTCATGACTTCAGGCAGGGTTTGTGCAGAAATTTGGTGTGCTCTGACCTCTTTACACGTGGTATCGATGTACAGGCTGTGAACGTTgttatcaattttgattttcccAAAATGGCCGAAACCTATCTCCACAGAATTGGACGATCTGGACGCTTTGGACATTTAG GCATTGCAATCAATCTTATCACGTACGATGATCGCTACGATCTGCATCGCATTGAGAAGGAACTGGGAACGGAGATAAAGCCGATTCCCAAGGTGATTGATCCATCTCTGTATGTGGCTACATCGCTCAATGATGCAAATATGAGCCTAAACAACGACGAGAGCAATGTGAGCAAGTGA